Proteins found in one Buchnera aphidicola (Hyadaphis tataricae) genomic segment:
- the rnc gene encoding ribonuclease III has protein sequence MNYIVTKKIQKALGYTFTQKDLLRQALTHRSASNKHNERLEFLGDSILSFVIANALYQHFPYINEGDMSRMRATLVRGNTLAEIAYEFDLGEYLQLGQGELKSGGFRRESILANTVEALIGSIYLDSNIKTVEELILKWYEKRLEQISPGDTQKDPKTRLQEYLQAKHLSLPVYFIVKIYGEAHNQLFTIHCKISTISEFLVGTGSSKRKAEQDAAKKALIKLGVE, from the coding sequence ATGAACTATATCGTGACAAAAAAAATACAAAAAGCATTGGGATATACTTTTACTCAGAAGGATCTTTTAAGACAAGCGCTTACACATCGTAGTGCGAGCAACAAACATAATGAAAGATTAGAATTTTTAGGTGATTCCATTTTAAGCTTTGTGATTGCTAATGCGTTGTATCAACATTTTCCTTATATTAATGAAGGAGATATGAGTCGCATGAGAGCTACATTAGTACGTGGTAACACTTTAGCTGAAATTGCTTATGAATTTGATTTAGGAGAATATTTACAATTAGGACAGGGAGAGTTAAAAAGTGGTGGTTTTCGTCGTGAATCCATTTTAGCAAACACTGTAGAAGCACTAATTGGTAGTATTTATTTAGACAGTAATATAAAAACTGTTGAAGAGTTGATATTAAAATGGTATGAAAAACGTTTGGAGCAAATCAGTCCTGGAGATACACAAAAAGATCCTAAAACACGATTACAAGAATATTTACAAGCAAAACATTTATCTTTGCCAGTATATTTTATAGTTAAAATATACGGAGAAGCACATAATCAATTATTTACTATTCATTGTAAAATTAGTACTATTTCAGAATTTTTAGTGGGCACAGGATCAAGCAAAAGAAAAGCCGAACAAGATGCAGCAAAAAAAGCATTAATTAAATTAGGTGTAGAGTGA